A DNA window from Peromyscus leucopus breed LL Stock chromosome 3, UCI_PerLeu_2.1, whole genome shotgun sequence contains the following coding sequences:
- the LOC119087536 gene encoding probable ATP-dependent RNA helicase DDX4, with protein sequence MGDEDWEAEILKPHVSSYVPVFEKDKYSSGANGDTFNRSSVSSEMEDGPSGRDHFMRSGFSSGRNLGNRDIGESSKRENTPSAGSFGRGKGFGNRSFLNNKFEEGDSSGFWKESNNDCEDNPTRSRGFSKRGGYQDGNDSEASGPFRRGGRGSFRGCRGGFGLGRPNSEYDQDQGTQRGGGLFGSRKPAASDSGNGDTYQSRSGSG encoded by the coding sequence ATGGGAGATGAAGATTGGGAAGCGGAAATCCTCAAACCTCACGTGTCTTCCTACGTTCCTGTATTTGAGAAGGATAAATACTCTTCTGGAGCGAATGGAGACACTTTTAACAGGTCTTCAGTTTCATCAGAAATGGAAGATGGACCTTCTGGAAGAGATCATTTCATGAGAAGTGGATTTTCCTCTGGAAGAAATTTGGGAAACAGAGATATTGGCGAGTCTAGTAAAAGAGAGAACACACCTTCAGCTGGGAGctttggaagaggaaagggttttggAAACAGaagttttttaaataacaagTTTGAAGAAGGTGATAGCTCTGGTTTCTGGAAAGAGTCTAATAATGACTGTGAAGACAATCCAACTCGGAGCAGAGGGTTTTCCAAGAGAGGTGGCTATCAAGATGGAAATGATTCAGAAGCTTCAGGGCCATTCAGAAGAGGTGGAAGAGGTAGTTTCCGAGGTTGCCGTGGAGGATTTGGTCTAGGAAGACCAAATAGTGAATACGACCAAGATCAGGGGACACAGCGTGGTGGTGGCCTTTTTGGTTCTAGAAAACCAGCAGCAAGTGATTCAGGTAATGGCGACACTTACCAAAGCAGAAGTGGAAGTGGATGA
- the LOC114689312 gene encoding ATP-dependent RNA helicase DDX4: MACAQTGSGKTAAFLLPILAHMMWDGITASRFKELQEPECIIVAPTRELINQIYLEARKFSFGTCVRAVVIYGGTQFGHSIRQIVQGCNILCATSGRLIDIIGKEKIRLKQVKYLVLDEADRMLDMGFGPEMKKLISCPGMPSKEQRQTLLFSATFPEEIQRLAGEFLKSNYFFVAVGQVGGACRDVQQTILQVGQYSKREKLVEILRNIGDERTMVFVETKKKADFIETFLCQEKISTASIHGDREQREREQDFGDFRCGKCPVLVATSVAARGLDIENVQHVINFDLPSAIDEYVHRIGRTGRCGNTGRAISFFDTESDNHLAQPLVKVLSDAQQDVPAWLEEIAFSTYVPPGFNKKRNY; this comes from the coding sequence ATGGCTTGTGCTcaaacagggtctgggaagactGCTGCTTTTCTCTTGCCTATTTTGGCTCATATGATGTGGGATGGAATAACTGCCAGTCGCTTTAAAGAGCTGCAGGAACCAGAGTGTATTATTGTAGCACCAACTCGAGAATTGATTAACCAAATTTATTTGGAAGCCAGAAAGTTTTCTTTTGGGACTTGTGTGAGAGCTGTTGTCATATATGGGGGAACCCAGTTTGGGCATTCAATCCGACAGATAGTGCAAGGCTGTAATATACTATGTGCTACTTCAGGGAGGCTGATAGATATTATAGGTAAAGAAAAGATTCGTCTCAAGCAAGTTAAGTACTTAGTTTTGGATGAAGCTGATCGAATGTTGGATATGGGTTTTGGACCAGAAATGAAGAAGTTAATTTCTTGTCCGGGAATGCCATCAAAGGAACAGCGCCAAACTCTTTTATTCAGTGCAACTTTTCCAGAAGAAATCCAGAGGTTGGCTGGGGAGTTTTTaaagtcaaattatttttttgttgctgttggacAAGTGGGAGGAGCTTGCAGAGATGTTCAGCAAACCATTCTTCAAGTTGGCCAgtattcaaaaagagaaaaacttgtTGAGATTCTACGAAACATAGGTGATGAAAGAACTATGGTTTTTGTTGAAACCAAGAAAAAAGCAGATTTTATTGAAACTTTTCTTTGTCAAGAAAAAATATCAACTGCAAGTATTCATGGTGATcgggaacagagggagagagagcaagattTTGGAGATTTTCGCTGTGGAAAGTGCCCAgttcttgttgctacttcagtAGCTGCCAGAGGGCTTGATATTGAAAATGTTCAACATGTTATCAATTTTGATCTTCCTTCTGCCATTGATGAATATGTTCATAGAATTGGGCGTACTGGGCGTTGTGGAAATACTGGCAGAGCAATTTCTTTTTTCGATACTGAATCTGATAATCATTTAGCACAACCTCTAGTTAAAGTACTATCAGACGCTCAACAGGATGTTCCTGCATGGCTAGAAGAAATTGCCTTTAGTACATATGTACCTCCTGGCttcaataagaaaagaaattattaa